A window of the Helianthus annuus cultivar XRQ/B chromosome 4, HanXRQr2.0-SUNRISE, whole genome shotgun sequence genome harbors these coding sequences:
- the LOC110937556 gene encoding aluminum-activated malate transporter 10 produces MASNGEWKVNVPEGTLVIEPTVSKRMYIQLQGKILKSLKRIGNFWVKAKNIATSDPRKVIHGVKVGMALSLVSLFYYMRPLYDGVGGNAMWAVMTVVVAFEYSVGATIAKSFNRASATILAGSIGVGVHWIANQCGEELEPVILQASVTILAAAATFSRFIPSVKARFDYGVMVFILTFSFVSVSGYRVEKLLELARNRVSTIAIGTSICIFTSMLFYPVWAGNELHNLVYKNLERLADSLDGCVTEYFKDSNEDRGRKHEGYKFVLNSKAGEEVMANMARWEPPHGRFKFRHPWKQYLKVGASMRSCAYCIETLSGFINSEVQAPELLKKHMKEVCMTLSSSSSNVLKELATTTKTMTKSTKTHLFVQEMNFAVQSFKNAFKDLSKQALILTEHEAGEEKSTEGTKTVPIIAIFPIATMATLLIEIKERVESIVTEVENMAAQAEFEIENKPSKCDQDLK; encoded by the exons ATGGCGTCTAATGGTGAATGGAAGGTAAACGTGCCCGAGGGGACTTTAGTCATAGAGCCGACGGTATCCAAAAGAATGTACATACAACTACAAGGAAAAATACTAAAAAGCTTGAAGCGTATCGGAAACTTTTGGGTTAAGGCTAAGAACATTGCAACAAGTGATCCAAGGAAAGTGATTCATGGTGTGAAAGTAGGCATGGCTCTATCTTTGGTCTCGCTTTTCTATTACATGAGACCACTCTATGATGGTGTAGGCGGGAATGCCATGTGGGCGGTCATGACAGTTGTTGTGGCTTTCGAGTACTCTGTCG GCGCAACCATTGCTAAATCGTTTAATCGAGCAAGTGCCACTATTCTAGCGGGCTCTATAGGGGTCGGTGTGCACTGGATCGCTAACCAATGTGGCGAAGAACTTGAACCCGTGATTCTTCAAGCTTCAGTAACCATTCTAG CCGCAGCAGCTACCTTCTCAAGATTCATACCATCTGTGAAAGCTCGGTTTGATTACGGAGTCATGGTATTCATCCTCACCTTTAGCTTTGTGTCGGTGTCGGGTTACCGAGTGGAGAAATTGTTAGAACTAGCGAGAAACCGAGTGTCCACCATCGCAATTGGAACCTCCATTTGCATTTTCACAAGCATGCTTTTCTATCCGGTTTGGGCCGGCAACGAGCTTCATAACCTCGTATATAAAAACCTAGAAAGACTTGCGGATTCCTTGGATG GTTGTGTAACGGAGTATTTCAAAGACAGCAACGAAGATCGCGGTAGAAAACACGAGGGTTACAAATTCGTGCTTAATTCAAAGGCTGGTGAAGAAGTTATG GCCAATATGGCTCGATGGGAGCCTCCGCATGGGCGTTTCAAGTTTAGACATCCATGGAAACAATACCTCAAAGTTGGAGCCTCGATGCGTAGTTGTGCTTACTGCATTGAAACCCTAAGCGGTTTCATCAATTCCGAAGTTCAA GCACCGGAGTTGCTAAAGAAACATATGAAAGAAGTATGCATGACGCTAAGCTCAAGCTCATCAAACGTCTTGAAAGAATTAGCTACGACAACTAAAACCATGACAAAATCAACTAAAACACACCTTTTCGTGCAAGAGATGAACTTTGCGGTTCAAAGTTTCAAAAACGCGTTCAAAGATCTGTCGAAGCAAGCACTTATATTGACTGAACATGAGGCGGGTGAAGAAAAGTCAACAGAAGGAACGAAAACCGTCCCAATAATCGCGATCTTTCCTATAGCCACAATGGCAACATTGTTGATAGAGATTAAAGAGCGGGTTGAAAGCATTGTTACGGAAGTAGAAAACATGGCAGCACAAGCGGAATTTGAAATCGAAAACAAACCATCAAAGTGTGATCAAGATCTCAAGTAA